Proteins encoded together in one Macadamia integrifolia cultivar HAES 741 chromosome 8, SCU_Mint_v3, whole genome shotgun sequence window:
- the LOC122085516 gene encoding kinesin-like protein KIN-5D, with the protein MVQSLAMDSSQSQQVRRGRPISLSPSQTPRSSDKAVRDLRSDGSSSHKHDREKGVNVQVLLRCRPLSEDEVRVKTPVVISCNEHRREVSAVQNIANKQIDRTFAFDKVFGPTSQQEDLYDQAVSPIVNEVLEGYNCTIFAYGQTGTGKTYTMEGGGKKAKNGEFPSDAGVIPRAVREIFDILEAQNAEYSMKVTFLELYNEEITDLLALEENSKFIDDKSKKPIALMEDGKGGVLVRGLEEEVVCTASEIYKILEKGSAKRRTAETLLNKQSSRSHSIFSITIHIKECTSEGEELIKCGKLNLVDLAGAENISRSGAREGRAREAGEINKSLLTLGRVINALVEHSGHVPYRDSKLTRLLRDSLGGKTKTCIIATISPSIHCLDETLSTLDYAHRAKNIKNKPEVNQKMMKSAMIKDLYTEIDRLKQEVYAAREKNGIYIPRDRFLQEEADKKAMTEKIERLELDSESKDKQLQELQELYNSQLQLTTELSENFEKTQKKLADTECALFELEERFRQANATIKEKEYLISNLLRSEKTLVEQAIQLRTELENAASDVFGLFAKIERKDKIEEGNRILIQKFQSQLAHQLEVLHKTVAASITQQKQQLKEMEEDMQSFVSTKVEATEELQGRVGKLKAMYGSGIKALDDLAGELNGNSQSTFGNLNSEVSRHSSAHEDLLKGIALEADEIINELQSSLSNQEEKLAAFAQQQREGQSRAMETTRSISKITVNFFKALDMHASKFTQIVEEAQSVHDQKLCELEKKFEECAANEERELLAKVAGMLASSSARKKKLVKTAVDDLWESTARRTSKLQQEMSTMQYFTSSVQSEWTTFMEKTESHYLADTEAVETGKTGLEEGLQQCMTKARMNAQQWRSAHESLLCLEKDNVASVDSIVRGGMEANHMLRAQLSSAASSALDDVDVVNKSLLSSIEHSLKLDHDACGNMDSMIAPCCGDLREFRSSHYHKIVEITENAGKCLVQEYTMDEPSCSTPRKRSFNLPSTASIEALRTPAFEELLKSFWDTKSFKQANGDVKYIQGAYEAAQSLRDSRLPLSAIN; encoded by the exons ATGGTACAGAGCTTAGCCATGGACTCTTCACAGTCACAGCAAGTGAGGAGAGGGAGACCAATCTCCCTTTCTCCTTCCCAAACTCCAAGATCAAGCGACAAGGCAGTAAGAGATCTGCGATCAGACGGGAGTTCCAGTCACAAGCATGACAGAGAAAAAGGGGTGAATGTCCAGGTTCTTCTCCGTTGCAG ACCTTTAAGCGAGGACGAGGTGAGGGTCAAGACACCCGTAGTTATTTCATGCAATGAGCATAGAAGAGAAGTATCCGCGGTTCAGAACATAGCCAACAAGCAGATTGATAGGACGTTTGCATTTGACAAG GTCTTTGGCCCAACATCCCAACAGGAGGACTTGTATGATCAAGCTGTCTCTCCAATCGTTAATGAAGTTCTTGAGGGTTATAACTGCACTATTTTCGCTTATGGTCAGACTGGCACAGGGAAAACATATACGATGGAAGGAGGGGGAAAGAAAGCAAAG AATGGGGAATTCCCAAGTGATGCAGGTGTTATCCCTAGAGCTGTTCGGGAAATATTTGACATACTTGAAGCTCAGAATGCTGAGTACAGCATGAAGGTTACATTTTTAGAGCTCTACAATGAAGAAATAACCGATCTTTTGGCACTGGAAGAGAACTCCAAATTCATTGATGACAAGTCAAAAAAGCCAATAGCCCTCATGGAAGATGGAAAAGGAGGCGTTTTGGTGAGAGGCCTGGAAGAAGAGGTAGTCTGCACTGCAAGtgaaatatataaaattttggAGAAAGGGTCAGCTAAGAGGCGTACTGCAGAGACGCTTCTCAACAAGCAAAGTAGTCGTTCTCATTCAATATTTTCCATCACAATTCACATTAAAGAGTGTACATCTGAGGGGGAAGAGCTGATCAAATGTGGAAAGCTTAATCTTGTCGACCTCGCTGGTGCTGAAAATATATCACGTTCTGGTGCCAGAGAG GGAAGAGCAAGGGAAGCTGGAGAGATCAATAAGAGCTTGCTTACACTTGGTCGTGTTATTAATGCACTAGTTGAACACTCTGGTCATGTCCCATACAG GGATAGCAAATTAACAAGATTATTGAGGGATTCCTTGGGAGGGAAAACCAAGACTTGTATAATTGCCACAATTTCACCTTCCATCCACTGTTTGGATGAGACACTCAGCACTCTGGATTATGCACACCGTGCAAAAAATATCAAGAATAAGCCAGAG GTTAatcagaagatgatgaaatctGCAATGATCAAGGATTTGTACACTGAAATTGACCGTCTCAAGCAAG AGGTGTATGCTGCAAGGGAAAAGAATGGCATCTATATACCACGTGACCGTTTCCTTCAAGAAGAAGCCGATAAGAAG GCCATGACTGAAAAAATAGAGCGCTTGGAACTTGATTCAGAATCCAAGGACAAG CAACTGCAGGAGCTTCAGGAGCTTTACAATTCTCAGTTACAGTTAACCACAGAGTtaagtgaaaattttgaaaagaccCAG AAAAAACTTGCAGACACTGAATGTGCATTATTTGAACTAGAAGAAAGATTCAGACAGGCAAACGCTACCATTAAAGAAAAGGAATATCTCATCTCTAATCTTCTCAGATCTG AGAAAACACTTGTCGAGCAGGCAATTCAGCTTCGAACAGAACTTGAAAATGCAGCATCAGATGTGTTTGGCTTGTTTGCGAAAATTG AGCGCAAAGATAAAATAGAAGAGGGGAATAGAATTCTCATCCAGAAATTTCAGTCTCAGCTAGCTCACCAGCTTGAGGTCTTGCATAAGACTGTTGCAGCTTCCATAACACAGCAAAAGCAGCAACTGAAAGAAATGGAGGAAGATATGCAGTCCTTTGTCTCTACAAAAGTTGAG GCTactgaagaacttcaaggacgGGTGGGGAAGCTGAAAGCTATGTACGGTTCTGGCATCAAAGCTTTAGATGATTTAGCAGGGGAGCTTAATGGAAATTCTCAGTCAACCTTTGGAAATCTAAATTCAGAAGTTTCTAGGCACTCATCTGCACATGAGGAT CTTCTCAAAGGAATTGCTTTAGAGGCGGATGAAATAATTAATGAACTTCAAAGTAGCCTCTCTAATCAAGAAGAGAAGCTAGCTGCATTTGCTCAACAACAGCGTGAG GGCCAATCCAGAGCAATGGAGACCACAAGATCTATTTCTAAAATTACAGTGAACTTCTTCAAGGCATTAGACATGCATGCATCCAAATTCACCCAAATTGTGGAAGAAGCACAATCCGTCCATGACCAGAAACTGTGTGAACTGGAAAAGAAGTTTGAG GAGTGTGCTGCCAATGAAGAAAGGGAACTGCTAGCAAAAGTGGCAGGGATGCTAGCAAGTTCAAGTGCAAGGAAGAAAAAACTG GTTAAAACAGCAGTGGATGACCTCTGGGAGAGTACTGCCAGAAGAACCAGTAAGCTACAGCAAGAAATGTCAACCATGCAATATTTCACCTCTTCTGTCCAAAGTGAATGGACTACTTTCATGGAAAAAACTGAAAGCCACTATCTTGCGGATACAGAAGCAGTGGAAACTGGAAAGACTGGCTTGGAAGAAGGACTTCAACAGTG TATGACTAAGGCAAGAATGAATGCACAACAATGGAGAAGTGCCCATGAGTCCCTGCTCTGTCTGGAGAAAGACAATGTTGCATCTGTGGATTCTATTGTCAG GGGTGGGATGGAAGCCAACCATATGCTCCGTGCTCAGTTGTCTTCTGCTGCCTCATCTGCTCTTGATGACGTAGATGTTGTGAACAAGAGCCTACTTTCCTCCATTGAGC ATTCCTTGAAACTCGATCATGATGCATGTGGAAACATGGATTCCATGATAGCTCCGTGCTGTGGAGATCTGAGGGAGTTCAGGAGCAGTCACTACCATAAGATTGTGGAGATCACGGAGAATGCAGGAAAATGTCTGGTGCAGGAATACACG ATGGATGAACCATCTTGTTCAACACCAAGAAAAAGGTCATTCAATTTGCCAAGCACGGCGTCGATTGAAGCACTCAGAACTCCAGCTTTTGAGGAGTTACTGAAGTCATTTTGGGACACTAAGTCTTTCAAGCAAGCAAATGGAGATGTAAAATATATACAAGGGGCATATGAGGCTGCTCAGTCCTTGAGAGACTCCAGACTTCCTCTCTCTGCAATAAATTAA
- the LOC122086341 gene encoding uncharacterized protein LOC122086341, protein MAIVKNNFRVSKIDGEFSPGSRDSVSTDEDELHKRSSTSESDNDDDDDDEDNDVDSGAGSDDFDMSELGEAGEESCQVGGSNCSIPYELYDLPDLGEILTLDAWNDCLTEEERFALAEYLPDMDQETFMHTLKELFSGNNFHFGSPVAKLFDILKEGLCEPRVTLYRQGLNFFRKREHYHILRKYQNSMVSSLTQIRDAWENYAGYSIEERLRILNIMRSQRSLMYEKMEDTGLETDTSDRDESGEGFWGKRLKDFKLRPKMGRRDIYSVSPTLNNSSQGRHIALETAKHGRSNPKGILKFAGSKALSVKELVGHLPSSIQHGLDSKSRAYLPTLARPRQDQVSGYDPEYAPRSRGQIRGEEDAEQHPYEVDLRRDRNRGDAMSKVGLFKPGKKSKFFKSEDEFAAESLMGLPLAIQNDLHSQGRSRNMNQMAELEPLKAKPNSERSSYNYYSRVAGKKAKYSEKLQQSVAKDQMKATKDQAQHLLLKGNRSDWSTGRQPFQRNKVLQEAFDVDYPVEHDEWSVKSKKWKMGKEFQSGKTNVDLDTKVNSHRTFPTQMNDTLFASDYRAKASVDKVKRKSALNGGINMDERKGTNMFAQTEETDSDSSEQVNEEEINPLRNKLGHARGVAGHRSTSMKLVADPKKGSKRRKDREYAEALEQLHMADVDIYSSKGKQKGKIRDPNSLRTYATGITEESGFAGFAKTDDNRKKTHKLGKNGNVKGEPGERLHLPSSKAYPAERKHKGKVDHDYSFPQSNYVHDYIDEEDNDLHLKHMLVDDHGMTNRLGKKGQNSDAYLTNHREGSKIPLLGGNSKKRKGKADVKYMDGPDESEQMQSSPQQQIDDPTSLKKRGKWKVEAEIDSLAIENSEPLVSERGATDVEAAAKPLPKPFTLITPTVHTGFSFSIIHLLSAVRMAMITPNAEDGSDIGNHLSWSDVRKKSNNEDQSRKHERINMGVNNSEFAGQKTLLSLTIQEIVNRVKSNPGDPCILEMQEPLQDLVRGVLKIFSSKTAPLGAKGWKPLVCYEKSTKCWSWIGPLTDSSSDLEVFEEETSSEAWSLPHKMLVKLVDSFANWLKSGQETLQQIGSLPAPPVTLMQPNLDEKERFRDLRAQKSLTTISPSSEEVRAYFRKEELLRYSVPDRAFSYTASDGKKSIVAPLRRCGGKPTSKARDHFMLKPDRPPHVTILCLVRDAAARLPGSIGTRADVCTLIRDSQYIVENVSDAQINQVVSGALDRLHYERDPCVQFDGDRKLWVYLHKEREEEDFEDDGTSSTKKWKRQRKDATEQSDTGALNMSYQGSREPTAGFDLGSDLNVEPSPIHEGLGEELGYRNSKRNVEDNVESYVSSAEGGMHLGCPMGWEAQENKLLCQENSTNEDFDDETFSRERPVGLLSASLM, encoded by the coding sequence ATGGCGATTGTAAAGAATAACTTTAGGGTTTCGAAGATAGATGGGGAGTTTTCTCCGGGGAGTAGAGATAGTGTGTCGACTGATGAGGATGAGCTTCACAAGCGAAGCTCTACTTCAGAATCTGATaacgacgatgatgatgatgatgaggacaacGATGTGGACTCTGGGGCTGGTTCTGATGACTTCGACATGTCTGAATTGGGGGAAGCTGGGGAGGAATCTTGTCAAGTTGGTGGTAGTAACTGTAGTATTCCATACGAGCTCTATGATCTTCCGGATTTGGGGGAAATTCTGACATTGGACGCATGGAATGATTGCTTGACTGAGGAGGAACGTTTTGCCCTGGCGGAGTACCTTCCTGACATGGACCAGGAGACCTTTATGCATACCTTGAAAGAGCTGTTCTCTGGCAACAATTTTCATTTTGGAAGCCCAGTGGCCAAGCTCTTTGATATTTTGAAGGAGGGACTATGTGAACCAAGAGTAACACTTTATAGACAGGGTTTGAATTTCTTCCGGAAGCGGGAGCACTACCACATTCTGCGCAAGTATCAGAACTCTATGGTCAGTAGCCTTACACAGATAAGGGATGCCTGGGAGAACTATGCAGGATACAGCATTGAAGAGAGGCTTCGGATTCTGAACATAATGAGAAGTCAGAGAAGTCTGATGTATGAAAAGATGGAAGATACGGGGTTAGAGACTGACACTTCCGACAGGGATGAATCTGGTGAGGGTTTCTGGGGCAAGAGACTGAAGGATTTCAAACTCAGGCCTAAGATGGGCCGCCGTGATATATATTCAGTGAGCCCGACCTTGAATAATTCTTCTCAGGGAAGGCATATAGCCCTGGAAACTGCAAAACATGGAAGGTCAAATCCAAAAGGGATTTTGAAGTTTGCTGGGTCGAAGGCCCTTTCTGTGAAGGAGTTGGTGGGGCACTTGCCTTCATCTATTCAGCATGGCCTGGATAGTAAATCTAGGGCTTATCTTCCGACGTTAGCTCGTCCACGGCAAGATCAGGTATCAGGGTATGATCCAGAATATGCTCCACGGTCAAGGGGACAGATAAGAGGTGAGGAAGATGCAGAACAACATCCATATGAAGTGGATCTCCGGAGAGACCGAAACCGCGGAGATGCAATGTCTAAAGTTGGTTTGTTTAAACCAGGAAAGAAATCCAAATTCTTCAAAAGTGAAGATGAGTTTGCTGCTGAAAGCTTGATGGGGCTACCACTGGCTATACAGAATGATTTACATTCTCAGGGTAGGAGCAGGAATATGAATCAGATGGCAGAACTAGAACCGTTGAAAGCTAAACCAAATAGTGAAAGATCTTCATATAATTATTATTCTCGAGTTGCTGGGAAAAAGGCCAAGTATTCTGAGAAGCTTCAGCAATCTGTTGCCAAGGATCAGATGAAGGCCACAAAAGACCAAGCACAGCATCTGTTATTAAAAGGAAATCGATCTGACTGGTCTACTGGGAGGCAACCCTTTCAGCGCAATAAAGTTCTTCAAGAAGCCTTTGATGTGGACTATCCGGTTGAGCATGATGAATGGAGTGTTAAAAGCAAAAAGTGGAAGATGGGGAAGGAGTTTCAAAGCGGTAAAACTAATGTGGATCTTGATACTAAAGTCAATTCTCATAGAACCTTTCCAACCCAGATGAATGATACGTTGTTCGCTTCAGATTATAGAGCAAAGGCATCAGTAGACAAGGTGAAGAGAAAGTCTGCACTAAATGGAGGGATTAACATGGATGAGCGTAAAGGTACCAATATGTTTGCCCAAACTGAGGAAACAGACTCAGACTCATCAGAGCAGgtcaatgaagaagaaatcaacCCTTTGAGAAATAAGCTAGGGCATGCCAGGGGTGTGGCAGGTCATCGGTCTACTTCAATGAAACTGGTGGCAGATCCTAAAAAGGGCAGTAAACGGAGGAAAGATAGGGAGTACGCTGAGGCACTTGAACAGTTGCATATGGCGGATGTAGACATTTACTCATCAAAAGggaaacaaaagggaaagatTCGTGATCCAAATTCCCTGCGCACATATGCTACTGGAATTACTGAGGAGAGTGGGTTTGCTGGTTTTGCCAAGACTGATGATAACAGGAAAAAAACTCACAAACTGGGGAAGAATGGCAATGTGAAGGGGGAACCTGGTGAAAGGTTACACCTGCCATCGTCAAAGGCCTATCCTGCAGAGAGAAAGCATAAAGGGAAAGTTGACCATGATTATTCTTTCCCACAGTCAAATTATgtgcatgattacattgatgaGGAGGACAATGACTTGCATCTAAAACACATGTTGGTGGATGACCATGGAATGACCAATAGGTTAGGGAAGAAAGGTCAAAACTCTGATGCTTACTTAACCAATCATCGTGAAGGATCAAAAATTCCCTTGTTAGGCGGCAACTCCAAGAAGCGGAAGGGCAAGGCTGATGTTAAATACATGGATGGGCCAGATGAATCTGAACAAATGCAGTCTAGTCCTCAGCAGCAGATTGATGATCCAACATCCTTGAAGAAACGTggaaaatggaaagtggaggctGAAATAGATTCTTTGGCTATTGAAAATTCTGAGCCACTTGTTTCAGAAAGAGGGGCTACAGATGTAGAGGCAGCTGCAAAACCACTTCCGAAGCCATTTACTTTGATCACTCCAACTGTTCATACTggcttctctttctccattaTACATCTTCTTTCAGCAGTTCGCATGGCTATGATTACTCCTAATGCCGAAGATGGCTCAGATATCGGTAACCATCTTAGCTGGAGTGATGTAAGGAAAAAATCTAATAATGAAGATCAGAGCAGAAAGCATGAAAGAATTAACATGGGTGTGAATAATTCAGAATTTGCGGGACAGAAGACTTTGCTCTCTCTCACTATTCAAGAGATTGTCAACCGTGTGAAATCAAACCCCGGAGATCCTTGTATTCTTGAGATGCAGGAGCCACTGCAGGATTTGGTCAGAGGAGTACTGAAGATATTTTCATCCAAAACAGCCCCTTTGGGAGCAAAGGGTTGGAAGCCGCTTGTCTGCTATGAAAAATCTACAAAATGTTGGTCTTGGATTGGACCACTTACTGATAGCTCATCAGACCTTGAGGTTTTTGAAGAAGAAACCTCTTCCGAGGCTTGGAGTCTTCCTCACAAGATGCTTGTGAAGTTGGTTGATTCATTTGCTAACTGGCTGAAAAGCGGTCAAGAAACTCTTCAGCAAATAGGAAGCCTTCCTGCTCCCCCTGTGACATTAATGCAGCCTAACCTGGATGAGAAGGAAAGGTTTAGGGACCTAAGAGCTCAGAAGAGTCTCACCACTATCAGCCCAAGCTCTGAAGAAGTAAGGGCTTACTTTCGGAAGGAGGAACTTCTTAGGTACTCTGTTCCTGACAGGGCCTTTTCATACACTGCTTCAGATGGTAAAAAATCCATTGTTGCTCCTCTGAGAAGGTGTGGTGGTAAGCCAACATCCAAAGCCCGGGACCATTTTATGCTTAAACCTGATCGGCCACCCCATGTTACGATTCTATGTCTTGTGAGGGATGCGGCTGCTCGGTTGCCTGGAAGTATTGGCACCCGAGCAGATGTTTGTACGCTGATAAGAGATTCACAGTACATTGTGGAAAATGTCTCTGATGCACAAATAAACCAAGTTGTTAGTGGAGCGCTGGATCGCCTACACTATGAACGAGATCCTTGTGTGCAATTTGATGGAGATAGGAAGTTATGGGTTTATTTAcataaggaaagagaagaagaagattttgaagATGATGGGACCTCATCTacaaagaaatggaaaagacaaagaaaagatGCCACAGAGCAATCAGACACTGGGGCACTAAATATGTCTTATCAAGGGTCTAGGGAGCCAACTGCTGGATTTGATTTGGGCTCTGATCTCAATGTTGAGCCATCACCTATTCATGAAGGGTTAGGAGAAGAGCTTGGATACAGAAATTCCAAGAGAAATGTGGAGGATAATGTTGAGTCCTATGTTAGCTCTGCAGAAGGTGGCATGCATCTGGGTTGTCCAATGGGTTGGGAAGCTCAGGAAAACAAGTTGCTGTGTCAAGAAAATTCCACAAATGAAGATTTTGATGATGAAACATTTAGCAGAGAAAGACCAGTTGGGCTCTTGAGTGCAAGCTTAATGTGA
- the LOC122086112 gene encoding pentatricopeptide repeat-containing protein At2g37320, with the protein MNRFLLQTCFRNESFSTISKSLSGGLLIVSNLSTSSRGLAKKPESRSLDKALRILHLITPKTSSVTEEHRNHLRLIQDCIQDLSQTGVDQCFPVKLAGDAYSFVDSVSTDAMPNMFDESFDYDDSWANALHKDEGSLSLFVSMHKGTSREADETTLSWALSSCGSARALRLGIQLHSLAIKTGLYMFIYVGSALISSYGKCGRLGDAYRAFEEMPVKNIVSWTAIIDGFAQHLLVETCMKLYHQMRCFNLKPNDFTFVSLLRACTGCGSLRKGRTAHCQAIHMGFCSFAYVANALISMYSKCGNIKEAFYVFEELQARDIISWNSMIAGYALHGLAEPAISLLKDMEHQKIQPDAITFLCVLSSCRHVGLVEQGRLYFNSMLEHGVRPDLDHYSCIVDLLGRAGFLEEAQEFVQKMPIRPNAIIWGSLLSSSRLHGNVWVGIQAAESRLLLEPGCAATHVQLANLYASVGYWDEAARVRKLMKDRGLKSNPGYSWIEIGTEVYRFKAEDKSNARVIEVLAVVDSLVDHMRSLGYEHVVIHETDR; encoded by the coding sequence ATGAATCGTTTTCTCCTTCAaacctgtttcaggaacgaGTCTTTCTCTACGATATCCAAATCCCTCTCTGGGGGACTGCTAATAGTTTCCAATCTCAGCACATCTTCTCGTGGATTGGCAAAGAAGCCAGAGAGTAGGAGCTTGGACAAGGCCTTGAGAATATTACATCTCATAACCCCCAAAACTTCTTCTGTGACTGAAGAGCATCGAAACCATCTTCGGCTAATCCAAGATTGCATACAGGACTTATCACAAACAGGTGTGGATCAATGCTTCCCAGTAAAATTGGCCGGTGATGCCTACAGTTTTGTCGATTCAGTTTCAACAGATGCAATGCCAAACATGTTTGATGAAAGTTTTGACTATGATGATTCCTGGGCTAATGCCTTGCATAAGGAcgaaggttctctctctctgtttgtcTCAATGCACAAGGGAACAAGTAGGGAAGCCGATGAGACTACGCTCTCCTGGGCTTTGAGTTCATGTGGGTCTGCACGGGCTCTCCGTCTTGGGATTCAGCTTCATTCCCTGGCGATCAAAACTGGGTTGTATATGTTTATTTATGTTGGAAGTGCACTGATTAGTTCGTATGGTAAGTGTGGGAGGTTGGGCGATGCATATCGGGCGTTTGAAGAAATGCCTGTGAAGAACATAGTTTCATGGACTGCAATTATTGATGGCTTTGCACAGCACTTGCTTGTTGAGACGTGTATGAAGCTGTACCACCAAATGAGATGCTTCAACTTGAAACCGAATGATTTCACTTTCGTGAGCCTGCTGCGTGCTTGTACCGGTTGTGGCTCTCTCAGGAAGGGAAGAACTGCTCACTGTCAAGCAATTCATATGGGTTTCTGTTCGTTTGCGTACGTTGCTAATGCTTTGATCTCGATGTACTCCAAGTGTGGGAATATCAAAGAAGCGTTTTATGTCTTTGAAGAGCTGCAAGCAAGAGATATCATTTCATGGAACTCTATGATTGCTGGCTACGCCCTGCATGGGCTTGCAGAGCCGGCCATCAGCCTACTTAAAGATATGGAGCATCAGAAAATCCAGCCCGATGCCATTACTTTCCTTTGTGTTCTCTCCTCATGTCGCCATGTGGGTCTTGTAGAACAGGGCCGTCTCTACTTCAATTCCATGCTTGAACATGGTGTCAGGCCAGATTTAGACCATTATTCATGCATTGTGGATCTTCTTGGCCGGGCTGGGTTTCTTGAAGAAGCTCAAGAGTTTGTCCAGAAGATGCCTATTCGTCCCAATGCTATTATATGGGGCTCATTACTTTCTTCTTCTAGACTTCATGGGAACGTTTGGGTAGGAATTCAGGCTGCAGAGAGCAGGCTTTTGTTGGAACCAGGTTGTGCTGCGACTCATGTCCAGTTGGCAAATCTGTATGCCAGTGTGGGTTACTGGGATGAGGCGGCGAGAGTAAGGAAGCTAATGAAGGATAGAGGATTGAAATCCAATCCTGGGTATAGCTGGATTGAGATTGGAACTGAAGTTTATAGATTTAAAGCAGAGGACAAGTCCAACGCCAGAGTAATAGAGGTTTTGGCCGTGGTAGATAGTTTGGTGGACCATATGAGGAGTCTAGGCTATGAGCATGTTGTAATACATGAGACAGATCGATGA